From Taeniopygia guttata chromosome 21, bTaeGut7.mat, whole genome shotgun sequence, one genomic window encodes:
- the ACOT7 gene encoding cytosolic acyl coenzyme A thioester hydrolase isoform X3: MSEPGAAGPSPAAIQVSRIMRPDDANIAGNVHGGTILKMIEEAGAIISTRHCNSQAGEPCVAALARVERTDFLSPMCIGEVANVSAEITYTSRHSVEVQVNVMSENILTGAKKVTNKATLWYVPLSLKNVNKVLEVPPIQYARKEQEDEGKKRYEEQKLDRLETKQRNGDVILPVINPEPHTVGYSQSSLIHLVGPSDCTLLGFVHGGVTMKLMDEVAGIVAARHCKTNIVTASVDAINFHEKIKKGCVITVSGRMTFTSNKSMEIEVFVDADPFVDEPRERYRAVSAFFTYVSLSKEGKPLPVPQLLTETEDEKRRFEEGKGRYLQTKAKRQAQMQQAPQQ; the protein is encoded by the exons ATGTCGGAGCCGGGGGCCGCGGGCCCTAGCCCGGCCGCCATCCAGGTGTCCAG GATTATGCGCCCAGACGATGCCAACATCGCGGGGAATGTCCACGGGGGAACCATCCTGAAGATGATCGAGGAGGCAGGAGCCATCATCAGCACCCGCCACTGCAATTCCCAGGCCGGG GAGCCCTGTGTGGCTGCACTGGCACGGGTGGAGCGGACGGACTTCCTCTCGCCCATGTGCATCGGCGAGGTGGCCAATGTCAGTGCTGAGATCACCTACACCTCCCGGCACTCTGTGGAGGTTCAGGTCAACGTCAtgtctgaaaacattttaacaG GGGCAAAGAAGGTGACGAACAAGGCGACACTGTGGTATGTGCCACTGTCCCTGAAGAACGTGAATAAGGTCCTTGAGGTTCCCCCCATCCAG TATGCGAgaaaggagcaggaggatgagggGAAGAAGCGTTATGAGGAGCAAAAGCTGGATCGTCTGGAAACGAAGCAGAGGAATGGTGACGTGATTTTACCTGTCATCAACCCAG AGCCACACACCGTTGGCTACAGCCAGTCCAGCCTGATCCACCTGGTGGGCCCGTCGGACTGCACGCTGCTGGGCTTTGTGCATGGAG GTGTCACTATGAAGCTCATGGATGAGGTTGCTGGGATTGTGGCTGCCCGCCACTGCAAAACCAACATTGTCACTGCCTCGGTGGATGCCATCAACTTCCATGAGAAGATCAAAAAAG GCTGCGTCATCACTGTCTCAGGACGTATGACATTCACAAGCAATAAATCCATGGAAATAGAGGTCTTTGTGGATGCTGACCCCTTTGTGGATGAGCCTCGGGAGCGGTACCGTGCCGTCAGCGCCTTCTTCACCTATGTGTCCCTGAGCAAGGAGGGGAAGCCCCTGCCcgtcccacagctgctg ACGGAGACAGAGGACGAGAAGCGTCGCTTCgaggaagggaagggcaggTACCTGCAGACCAAAGCCAAGCGGCAGGCGCAGATGCAGCAGGCTCCCCAGCAGTGA
- the ACOT7 gene encoding cytosolic acyl coenzyme A thioester hydrolase isoform X2 — protein MSEPGAAGPSPAAIQVSRIMRPDDANIAGNVHGGTILKMIEEAGAIISTRHCNSQAGEPCVAALARVERTDFLSPMCIGEVANVSAEITYTSRHSVEVQVNVMSENILTGAKKVTNKATLWYVPLSLKNVNKVLEVPPIQYARKEQEDEGKKRYEEQKLDRLETKQRNGDVILPVINPDRQTKEPHTVGYSQSSLIHLVGPSDCTLLGFVHGGVTMKLMDEVAGIVAARHCKTNIVTASVDAINFHEKIKKGCVITVSGRMTFTSNKSMEIEVFVDADPFVDEPRERYRAVSAFFTYVSLSKEGKPLPVPQLLTETEDEKRRFEEGKGRYLQTKAKRQAQMQQAPQQ, from the exons ATGTCGGAGCCGGGGGCCGCGGGCCCTAGCCCGGCCGCCATCCAGGTGTCCAG GATTATGCGCCCAGACGATGCCAACATCGCGGGGAATGTCCACGGGGGAACCATCCTGAAGATGATCGAGGAGGCAGGAGCCATCATCAGCACCCGCCACTGCAATTCCCAGGCCGGG GAGCCCTGTGTGGCTGCACTGGCACGGGTGGAGCGGACGGACTTCCTCTCGCCCATGTGCATCGGCGAGGTGGCCAATGTCAGTGCTGAGATCACCTACACCTCCCGGCACTCTGTGGAGGTTCAGGTCAACGTCAtgtctgaaaacattttaacaG GGGCAAAGAAGGTGACGAACAAGGCGACACTGTGGTATGTGCCACTGTCCCTGAAGAACGTGAATAAGGTCCTTGAGGTTCCCCCCATCCAG TATGCGAgaaaggagcaggaggatgagggGAAGAAGCGTTATGAGGAGCAAAAGCTGGATCGTCTGGAAACGAAGCAGAGGAATGGTGACGTGATTTTACCTGTCATCAACCCAG acAGGCAGACAAAAG AGCCACACACCGTTGGCTACAGCCAGTCCAGCCTGATCCACCTGGTGGGCCCGTCGGACTGCACGCTGCTGGGCTTTGTGCATGGAG GTGTCACTATGAAGCTCATGGATGAGGTTGCTGGGATTGTGGCTGCCCGCCACTGCAAAACCAACATTGTCACTGCCTCGGTGGATGCCATCAACTTCCATGAGAAGATCAAAAAAG GCTGCGTCATCACTGTCTCAGGACGTATGACATTCACAAGCAATAAATCCATGGAAATAGAGGTCTTTGTGGATGCTGACCCCTTTGTGGATGAGCCTCGGGAGCGGTACCGTGCCGTCAGCGCCTTCTTCACCTATGTGTCCCTGAGCAAGGAGGGGAAGCCCCTGCCcgtcccacagctgctg ACGGAGACAGAGGACGAGAAGCGTCGCTTCgaggaagggaagggcaggTACCTGCAGACCAAAGCCAAGCGGCAGGCGCAGATGCAGCAGGCTCCCCAGCAGTGA
- the ACOT7 gene encoding cytosolic acyl coenzyme A thioester hydrolase isoform X1 gives MRAAMARQLSRWATCCLRAAAPGLGWGRGRGRELSSASFGRIMRPDDANIAGNVHGGTILKMIEEAGAIISTRHCNSQAGEPCVAALARVERTDFLSPMCIGEVANVSAEITYTSRHSVEVQVNVMSENILTGAKKVTNKATLWYVPLSLKNVNKVLEVPPIQYARKEQEDEGKKRYEEQKLDRLETKQRNGDVILPVINPEPHTVGYSQSSLIHLVGPSDCTLLGFVHGGVTMKLMDEVAGIVAARHCKTNIVTASVDAINFHEKIKKGCVITVSGRMTFTSNKSMEIEVFVDADPFVDEPRERYRAVSAFFTYVSLSKEGKPLPVPQLLTETEDEKRRFEEGKGRYLQTKAKRQAQMQQAPQQ, from the exons ATGCGAGCAGCGATGGCCCGGCAGCTCAGCCGGTGGGCGACATGCTGCCTCCGAGCAGCCGcaccggggctgggctggggacgCGGCAGGGGTCGTGAGCTCTCATCTGCCTCCTTCGGTAGGATTATGCGCCCAGACGATGCCAACATCGCGGGGAATGTCCACGGGGGAACCATCCTGAAGATGATCGAGGAGGCAGGAGCCATCATCAGCACCCGCCACTGCAATTCCCAGGCCGGG GAGCCCTGTGTGGCTGCACTGGCACGGGTGGAGCGGACGGACTTCCTCTCGCCCATGTGCATCGGCGAGGTGGCCAATGTCAGTGCTGAGATCACCTACACCTCCCGGCACTCTGTGGAGGTTCAGGTCAACGTCAtgtctgaaaacattttaacaG GGGCAAAGAAGGTGACGAACAAGGCGACACTGTGGTATGTGCCACTGTCCCTGAAGAACGTGAATAAGGTCCTTGAGGTTCCCCCCATCCAG TATGCGAgaaaggagcaggaggatgagggGAAGAAGCGTTATGAGGAGCAAAAGCTGGATCGTCTGGAAACGAAGCAGAGGAATGGTGACGTGATTTTACCTGTCATCAACCCAG AGCCACACACCGTTGGCTACAGCCAGTCCAGCCTGATCCACCTGGTGGGCCCGTCGGACTGCACGCTGCTGGGCTTTGTGCATGGAG GTGTCACTATGAAGCTCATGGATGAGGTTGCTGGGATTGTGGCTGCCCGCCACTGCAAAACCAACATTGTCACTGCCTCGGTGGATGCCATCAACTTCCATGAGAAGATCAAAAAAG GCTGCGTCATCACTGTCTCAGGACGTATGACATTCACAAGCAATAAATCCATGGAAATAGAGGTCTTTGTGGATGCTGACCCCTTTGTGGATGAGCCTCGGGAGCGGTACCGTGCCGTCAGCGCCTTCTTCACCTATGTGTCCCTGAGCAAGGAGGGGAAGCCCCTGCCcgtcccacagctgctg ACGGAGACAGAGGACGAGAAGCGTCGCTTCgaggaagggaagggcaggTACCTGCAGACCAAAGCCAAGCGGCAGGCGCAGATGCAGCAGGCTCCCCAGCAGTGA
- the ACOT7 gene encoding cytosolic acyl coenzyme A thioester hydrolase isoform X5, with product MRAAMARQLSRIMRPDDANIAGNVHGGTILKMIEEAGAIISTRHCNSQAGEPCVAALARVERTDFLSPMCIGEVANVSAEITYTSRHSVEVQVNVMSENILTGAKKVTNKATLWYVPLSLKNVNKVLEVPPIQYARKEQEDEGKKRYEEQKLDRLETKQRNGDVILPVINPEPHTVGYSQSSLIHLVGPSDCTLLGFVHGGVTMKLMDEVAGIVAARHCKTNIVTASVDAINFHEKIKKGCVITVSGRMTFTSNKSMEIEVFVDADPFVDEPRERYRAVSAFFTYVSLSKEGKPLPVPQLLTETEDEKRRFEEGKGRYLQTKAKRQAQMQQAPQQ from the exons ATGCGAGCAGCGATGGCCCGGCAGCTCAGCCG GATTATGCGCCCAGACGATGCCAACATCGCGGGGAATGTCCACGGGGGAACCATCCTGAAGATGATCGAGGAGGCAGGAGCCATCATCAGCACCCGCCACTGCAATTCCCAGGCCGGG GAGCCCTGTGTGGCTGCACTGGCACGGGTGGAGCGGACGGACTTCCTCTCGCCCATGTGCATCGGCGAGGTGGCCAATGTCAGTGCTGAGATCACCTACACCTCCCGGCACTCTGTGGAGGTTCAGGTCAACGTCAtgtctgaaaacattttaacaG GGGCAAAGAAGGTGACGAACAAGGCGACACTGTGGTATGTGCCACTGTCCCTGAAGAACGTGAATAAGGTCCTTGAGGTTCCCCCCATCCAG TATGCGAgaaaggagcaggaggatgagggGAAGAAGCGTTATGAGGAGCAAAAGCTGGATCGTCTGGAAACGAAGCAGAGGAATGGTGACGTGATTTTACCTGTCATCAACCCAG AGCCACACACCGTTGGCTACAGCCAGTCCAGCCTGATCCACCTGGTGGGCCCGTCGGACTGCACGCTGCTGGGCTTTGTGCATGGAG GTGTCACTATGAAGCTCATGGATGAGGTTGCTGGGATTGTGGCTGCCCGCCACTGCAAAACCAACATTGTCACTGCCTCGGTGGATGCCATCAACTTCCATGAGAAGATCAAAAAAG GCTGCGTCATCACTGTCTCAGGACGTATGACATTCACAAGCAATAAATCCATGGAAATAGAGGTCTTTGTGGATGCTGACCCCTTTGTGGATGAGCCTCGGGAGCGGTACCGTGCCGTCAGCGCCTTCTTCACCTATGTGTCCCTGAGCAAGGAGGGGAAGCCCCTGCCcgtcccacagctgctg ACGGAGACAGAGGACGAGAAGCGTCGCTTCgaggaagggaagggcaggTACCTGCAGACCAAAGCCAAGCGGCAGGCGCAGATGCAGCAGGCTCCCCAGCAGTGA
- the ACOT7 gene encoding cytosolic acyl coenzyme A thioester hydrolase isoform X4, which produces MRAAMARQLSRIMRPDDANIAGNVHGGTILKMIEEAGAIISTRHCNSQAGEPCVAALARVERTDFLSPMCIGEVANVSAEITYTSRHSVEVQVNVMSENILTGAKKVTNKATLWYVPLSLKNVNKVLEVPPIQYARKEQEDEGKKRYEEQKLDRLETKQRNGDVILPVINPDRQTKEPHTVGYSQSSLIHLVGPSDCTLLGFVHGGVTMKLMDEVAGIVAARHCKTNIVTASVDAINFHEKIKKGCVITVSGRMTFTSNKSMEIEVFVDADPFVDEPRERYRAVSAFFTYVSLSKEGKPLPVPQLLTETEDEKRRFEEGKGRYLQTKAKRQAQMQQAPQQ; this is translated from the exons ATGCGAGCAGCGATGGCCCGGCAGCTCAGCCG GATTATGCGCCCAGACGATGCCAACATCGCGGGGAATGTCCACGGGGGAACCATCCTGAAGATGATCGAGGAGGCAGGAGCCATCATCAGCACCCGCCACTGCAATTCCCAGGCCGGG GAGCCCTGTGTGGCTGCACTGGCACGGGTGGAGCGGACGGACTTCCTCTCGCCCATGTGCATCGGCGAGGTGGCCAATGTCAGTGCTGAGATCACCTACACCTCCCGGCACTCTGTGGAGGTTCAGGTCAACGTCAtgtctgaaaacattttaacaG GGGCAAAGAAGGTGACGAACAAGGCGACACTGTGGTATGTGCCACTGTCCCTGAAGAACGTGAATAAGGTCCTTGAGGTTCCCCCCATCCAG TATGCGAgaaaggagcaggaggatgagggGAAGAAGCGTTATGAGGAGCAAAAGCTGGATCGTCTGGAAACGAAGCAGAGGAATGGTGACGTGATTTTACCTGTCATCAACCCAG acAGGCAGACAAAAG AGCCACACACCGTTGGCTACAGCCAGTCCAGCCTGATCCACCTGGTGGGCCCGTCGGACTGCACGCTGCTGGGCTTTGTGCATGGAG GTGTCACTATGAAGCTCATGGATGAGGTTGCTGGGATTGTGGCTGCCCGCCACTGCAAAACCAACATTGTCACTGCCTCGGTGGATGCCATCAACTTCCATGAGAAGATCAAAAAAG GCTGCGTCATCACTGTCTCAGGACGTATGACATTCACAAGCAATAAATCCATGGAAATAGAGGTCTTTGTGGATGCTGACCCCTTTGTGGATGAGCCTCGGGAGCGGTACCGTGCCGTCAGCGCCTTCTTCACCTATGTGTCCCTGAGCAAGGAGGGGAAGCCCCTGCCcgtcccacagctgctg ACGGAGACAGAGGACGAGAAGCGTCGCTTCgaggaagggaagggcaggTACCTGCAGACCAAAGCCAAGCGGCAGGCGCAGATGCAGCAGGCTCCCCAGCAGTGA